One Apodemus sylvaticus chromosome 14, mApoSyl1.1, whole genome shotgun sequence DNA window includes the following coding sequences:
- the Slc17a2 gene encoding sodium-dependent phosphate transport protein 3, whose amino-acid sequence MDEKPTTKKGSGFCSLRYTLALVMHFSNFTMITQRVSLSIAIIAMVNSTQHQDPANASIDLLSNLSRGIKDFSTRAAVYQWSTETQGIIFSSISYGIILTLIPSGYLAGILGAKQILGAGLLISSMLTLFTPLAADCGVILVIVIRTVQGMAQGMAWTGQFTIWAKWAPPLERSKLTSIAGSGAAFGSFIILCVGGLISQALGWPFIFYIFGSIGCVCCVLWFTVIYDDPMHHPCISAREKEHITSSVAQQSSSPRRSIPIKAMVRCLPLWAIFMGFFSHFWLCTIIITYLPTYISTVLHVNIRDSGVLSSLPFIAASSCTILGGQMADFLLSRNLLSLIAVRKLFSSLGLLLPSICAVALPFVTSSYIATIALLILIPGTSNLCDSGFIINTLDIAPRYVSFLMGISRGFGLTAGIISSTTTGFLISQDSESGWRNVFFLSAAVNMFGLIFYLIFGQAEIQNWAKERTLTRL is encoded by the exons ATGGATGAGAAGCCTACCACCAAGAAAG GGTCAGGCTTCTGCTCGTTACGCTACACACTGGCTCTCGTCATGCACTTCTCCAACTTCACCATGATAACACAACGTGTGAGCCTGAGCATTGCCATCATTGCCATGGTGAACAGCACGCAGCATCAGGACCCAGCGAATGCATCCATTGACCTCCTCAGTAACCTCAGCAGAGGCATCAAGGACTTCAGTACCCGG GCAGCTGTTTATCAGTGGAGCACAGAGACCCAGGGCATCATCTTCAGCTCCATCAGCTATGGAATCATACTGACGTTAATTCCAAGTGGATACTTAGCGGGGATATTGGGAGCAAAGCAGATCCTTGGCGCTGGGTTGCTCATCTCATCCATGCTCACGCTGTTTACTCCGCTGGCTGCTGACTGTGGGGTGATTTTGGTCATCGTCATTCGCACAGTCCAGGGGATGGCGCAG GGAATGGCATGGACCGGTCAGTTCACAATTTGGGCAAAGTGGGCTCCGCCACTTGAACGGAGCAAGCTCACCAGCATTGCGGGTTCAG GGGCCGCATTTGGGTCCTTCATCATCCTCTGTGTGGGAGGACTAATCTCACAGGCACTGGGCTGGCCTTTTATCTTCTACATCTTTG GTAGCATTGGCTGTGTCTGCTGTGTCCTGTGGTTCACGGTGATTTATGATGACCCCATGCATCACCCATGCATAAGTGCGAGGGAAAAGGAACACATCACATCCtcagtggctcagcag TCTAGTTCTCCCAGAAGATCCATCCCCATCAAGGCGATGGTCAGATGCCTGCCACTGTGGGCCATTTTCATGGGCTTTTTCAGTCATTTCTGGCTTTGCACCATAATCATAACATACCTACCGACGTACATCAGCACAGTGCTGCACGTTAACATCAGAGAT AGTGGGGTTCTGTCCTCCCTGCCTTTCATTGCTGCCTCAAGCTGTACAATTTTAGGAGGTCAGATGGCAGATTTCCTTCTATCCAGGAATCTTCTCAGCTTAATCGCAGTTCGAAAACTCTTTTCATCCCTGG GGCTCCTCCTCCCATCCATCTGTGCTGTGGCCCTGCCTTTTGTGACTTCCAGCTACATAGCAACCATTGCTTTGCTGATACTCATTCCTGGGACCAGCAATTTGTGTGACTCAGGGTTCATCATCAATACCCTAGACATTGCCCCCAG ATATGTAAGTTTCCTCATGGGCATCTCAAGGGGATTCGGTCTTACTGCAGGAATCATCTCATCCACTACCACCGGATTCCTCATCAGTCAG GATTCTGAATCAGGATGGAGGAATGTGTTTTTCCTGTCTGCTGCTGTCAACATGTTTGGTCTGATCTTTTATCTCATATTTGGACAAGCAGAAATCCAGAACTGGGCCAAAGAAAGGACTCTCACCCGCCTCTga